AAATTCGGCGATCGAACCCAGATCGGCGCACTGCATCTCGCTACAAGCTTGGTCGCCGACTTGCAATTGCTCGGCGCCGCAATCGCATGGGCTTACGCGGCACACATGTCGGGCGATGGTATGACCGCCGCCGCGACTGCGCGGGTTGTGTCGCTCGCGGGCGGCGCATTGCTCGCCAACTTCGTCTCGCTTGTCCTTATGATCGGCGAAACGCTGATGCTCCGGCGCTAGTGCGCTGGATTCCCCGCCGGAGAAATTCGCCGATGCCCCTAGACTACGCGGCTCCTATTCCGGCCCCGCCATCGGCAAGCATCGTTCTGATCGTGCTTCGTCGGCTGCGCGCGCCGCTCATCGCGCTGGTCGTTATTTATGTCGCATCGATCGTAGGGCTCACCGTCGTGCCGGGCGTGGACGCGGCTGGCAAGCCGTCATCGCCGATGAGTTTCTTTCACGCGTTCTATTTCATGAGTTACACCGCGACTACGATCGGCTTCGGGGAGATCCCAATGCCGTTCAGCGATGCACAGCGCCTGTGGGTGACGCTCTGCATCTATCTTTCGGTAGTGGGCTGGACCTATGCGATCCTCACGCTTCTCGCTTTGTTTCAGGACCGCGCATTTGCGGATGCGCTCGCCCGTGCTCGGTTCGGCCGCCGTGTGCGACGGCTCGGCGAACCGTTCTACATCGTTTGCGGATGCGGCGAGACAGGGCAGCTGATTACGCGCGCGCTCGATCGCCGCGGCACTCGTTTCGTCGTAGTCGAGCTGAAGGAGGCTCGGATCAGCGAGCTCGAGCTCGAGGATTTCCGTACCGACACTCCCGCGCTCGTCGGCGACGTACGTCGCCCGCAGAATCTCGTTCTTGCCGGCATCAATCACCCGCAATGCCGCGGGGTCGTGGCGCTTACCGATGACGAGGAAGCCAATCTCGCAGTCGCCATGACGAGCCGGTTGCTGAGTCCCAGGCTTCAGGTGCTGGCGCGTGTCCACACGCCAGAGACGGCGCAGAACCTGGTTGCGATCGGCACCCATCACATCATCGACCCGTTCCAGAAGTTCGCGGAGTATCTGGTGTTGGCCATGCGTGAGCCCGGCTGCTATCGCTTGCTCGACTGGTTGACCGGCACGCCCGGAACCAATCTGCGATCGGAATACGCGCCGCCGCGCGGTGAATGGGTGGTTTGCGGCTACGGCCGGTGTGGCAAAGCGGTCGTGCGCGAACTCGATCGGGAGCGTGTCTCGGTCACAATCGTGGAGCCCGCCGCCGCCGGTGCGAGCGACCGGCGTATCGTCGCCGGCCGCGGTACGGAACAGGCGGTACTAAAGGCTGCCGGAATCGAAACCGCCGAGGGGCTCGTCGCCAGTACCGACGATGACTCTGTAAATCTTGCGATTGCCGTTGCGGCACGCGCCCTCAATCCGCGGCTATTCATGGTGCTGCGGCAAAACTTGGCGGAAAACCGCGTCTTATTCGATCGCTTCAAGGCCGACTTGGTGATGGTGTCGAGCGAGATCATCGCGCACGAATGTTTTGCGATTTTGACTACACCACTTCTGCCGCTATTCCTGGCGGTGGTGAAGAATCAACCGGATGCGTGGGCGGACCAAACCATCGCTCGGTTGCGGGCACGGCTCGGCGACGAAGTGCCGGTCATATGGGACGTGCGCATCACGCCGCGCGATGCGCTCGCTGTACATGACGCGTTAACGCGCGCCGGACAATCGATGAGGCTCGGTGATTTGCTGCGTGATTCGACTGACCGAGATCGGAGGCTCGCCAGCTGTGCGCTGATATGCGTGCGCGCGAGTGAGACTATAGTTCTGCCCGAGGAAGCCGCCGACGTGCGGGTCGGCGACGAGTATCTCTTTGCCGGCACTAGCGAAGCGCGCGCGTTGCAAGAGCTTACGCTCCGCAACGCCAATGTCCTGGAGTATGTCCGCGCCGGCCGCGAGGTGCGAGGTTGGTTTTGGCGGAAGATTGCGAGCAGAGGTTGACTCTTTGGAACGCTGGGGAGATTTCGCCGGACGCAAACCGGGCAGTGACCCTCAGTGCCAACTGGTGGCGAGGGGACCGGTTTCGGCTTCGCCGTCGCCAACGACGCACGCGACCAGCAGATCGGGATTATCGAACGCCGCGCCAAAGGCGTGTGACAGTGCGTAGCCTAGTTCCCCGCCTTCGTGAATCGAGCCGGGCGTCTCCGGCGAGACATGGCTCGGAACACCGCCGGGAAACGAGAACTGCGTAAAGAGCCGCTTCATCCCCTCGTCGTCCTGCGAAACCTGGGGATACACTTCGCTGTACGTCTGCTCAAGATACGCGTTCGCCACCAACCCGGGACCGCCGTGGCCCGGGCCGGTGATGTAGATGATGTTCAGGTCCTGTTCGTTGATCACGCGATTCAGGTGAACGTAAATGAAGTTCAGTCCCGGCGTCGTGCCCCAATGACCGAGCAGGCGCGGCTTGATGTGCGCCAGCGTGAGCGGGTCCTTCAACAGCGGATTGTCATAAAGATAAATCTGCCCGACCGAGAGGTAGTTCGCGGCTCGCCAGTAGGGTCCATCCTGCGCAGCAGTTCGGGAGCGAGCGTTTTTGCTTTTGGTTTCATGTTTTATTTTCCTGGGTGCCTAGGCTGAGAACGCCACAGACCGATCTTGCAATCATCAATTCTTCGTCCGTGCGAATGATGCGGACCGTGACCGGGCTGGTGTCCGCGGAAATTACATTCGCGTGAGCCGCGTTGCGCGACTCATCCAGTTCGATGCCGAGAAAGCCAAGCTTTTCGCAGATGCGTGCGCGAACCGGCGACGAGCGTTCTTTTCATTTCGTTTCCTCCCGGCCCATGAAACGCATAACGTTAAAATTTACCTACCGCCGGAAGCTGTGGCGAGGTACGAGCGTACGCTGTAGGCGGGCAGGTGCAGTGCCTGTTAGGCGCCATGCACCAAAAGCGTTCGGTACGGGTAACCGATCTCCGACTCGTATGAAAAGAGGAGGTAGGCCTCGGTGATCTGCTTGAAGGGACCGAAGTGGTGTTCCGAAAGCCAAGCTTCGCATTGGGAGCGAATAAGCATTGGCTCGTCCGTGTGGACAAGCACCGCCACCCGGTCGAACGGTCCGCCGACGTAGGTCTTGCCGTCCTTGGTCTCAAGGCGCCGCTCAAGGTGCGCGAGGCAATCCCAACGCTGCCACACTCGATGAACCATCACGCCCGGCTCAAGGCGAGCGATGGCGGCGCGATCTGCCTTTTCGTTGGCCTCCACTGCGGCTTTGCACACAAACTCAGTGACCTCAATGGCGACGCGCTCGCCCCGGATGCCGCGGGCAGTGCAATCGGGGGGATCTTGTGCTGCTTCGACGGGATCGAAGTAGATGGCTTCGCCGCTGCGCTCCATCGACTCCAGCAGATCGACAACAGCGCCGAGTTCCTTTTGAGACTTGGTTCCTCCTTCGCGGGATGGGGCGTATACACGCCGACGTCGATTCATCCTGTCCAGTTCTTCCTTCAGGCTCATTTTAGTTCCCGGCGATCGCGCATCCAATAAATCACCGAAGGCGTTAACCAAGGCTCCAAGGAATCGTAAGAGTTACGCTAATAAACACAGCACGACCGATGCGACGATCTTCTTTCAGCCAATCGTCTGGGCTGCTTGAATTCTTCGCTATTGCGATAGTTATTAAATTCATCTCTGTGGTTTCATGCAGATAATTGCATTCGACAAATCATTTCGTTTTCAGTAGGCGTTACGAGTTTATGAGGAATTGCTCTACTTCACCGACGCCCTGAGCGCAGCGATCACCTGCGCGACTTGTTGTGGCAGAGGCTGTTCCGTATCGACGCGGACCTGAGCAACGTCCGCGGGCCAGGCTTCCCAGCGCATGCGTTGAACGTCGTGGACCTCAGGCCGGGCGTCCGAGGCGTCGTTACCTGTGGCCAGTCGCCGGCCGATTCGCTCACGGGCAATCTCGGGCCGGCATACGCACTCGATCGCCAGGAATTTGCTCCTGGGATCGACGGCCAGCGCCTGCGCGGTTTTCAGTTGGTCGAGCGTGGAAAAGGTGCTGTCGAGCACCACGGAAATGCGGT
This window of the Burkholderiales bacterium genome carries:
- a CDS encoding potassium channel family protein, whose amino-acid sequence is MPLDYAAPIPAPPSASIVLIVLRRLRAPLIALVVIYVASIVGLTVVPGVDAAGKPSSPMSFFHAFYFMSYTATTIGFGEIPMPFSDAQRLWVTLCIYLSVVGWTYAILTLLALFQDRAFADALARARFGRRVRRLGEPFYIVCGCGETGQLITRALDRRGTRFVVVELKEARISELELEDFRTDTPALVGDVRRPQNLVLAGINHPQCRGVVALTDDEEANLAVAMTSRLLSPRLQVLARVHTPETAQNLVAIGTHHIIDPFQKFAEYLVLAMREPGCYRLLDWLTGTPGTNLRSEYAPPRGEWVVCGYGRCGKAVVRELDRERVSVTIVEPAAAGASDRRIVAGRGTEQAVLKAAGIETAEGLVASTDDDSVNLAIAVAARALNPRLFMVLRQNLAENRVLFDRFKADLVMVSSEIIAHECFAILTTPLLPLFLAVVKNQPDAWADQTIARLRARLGDEVPVIWDVRITPRDALAVHDALTRAGQSMRLGDLLRDSTDRDRRLASCALICVRASETIVLPEEAADVRVGDEYLFAGTSEARALQELTLRNANVLEYVRAGREVRGWFWRKIASRG